The window GGAGACGCTTTAAGGCGCTGTTAAAGGCTTGGTCATGTGGGTAGATCCCCAGCCGGCTCATATGCTTGGCACCCATAATAAAAAAGAGCGATGGAATCGAGCCTGAAGGTTGGTGCGGCCGCCGGGATTTGAACCCGGGTCAGAAGCGTGGCAGGCTCCCGTCCTAGACCAGGCTAGACTACGGCCGCAAGCTAGCCTATCTACACCTTTACCTAGAGCTGTCAAGGAGTATGTAAGAGTTTAAGCCGCTTAAATAATTAGCCTTCCCCCTTACCATAACTTAGCCACGGAATTTTGAGTTGAGGAGGTAGTTTTATCTGGATTACACACTGGTCCACGCTACTATATTGTGCTTGAAGATGCTAGGCAAATAAATGCCGCCTTCAGTCAGCTGTATATCTCTCTTAGAATATAGAACCCCCTTAATCTGTAACGATGAGCGACCTATTTAAGTGCCTTCTGGTTCGGCGGATGGTTCTCAGAGATCATGGCGATGAGCTTTTAGGGTTTATGTTGGACTTGTCGAGCCTTTAACTCTAGTTATATTTAAATAAATGTTAGGCATGCCTAAATTAGGTGCACCTAACATGGAAGTCCCGCTGGTGAACATGGGCAGCCACCGTATCGGCTATGTGAAGAGAGTTGAGGGAGGATATGGTCTACAGAAACGCGTATGCTCTCTTGGCATCCGGGTTGGAAAGCCTATCAGAATAGTAACCGCGGGACTTTTTGGGGGGCCAATAGTGGTGGAGATTGATGGTTGTAGAGTGGCTTTAGGGAGGGGTGTAGCGAGTAAAATCATCGTGGAGGTTGACGGTTGAGGATTCTTCTTATGGGTAACCCGAATGTGGGGAAAAGTGTCATCTTCTCTAGGCTTACCGGTACGCTTGTCATAACATCCAACTATCCAGGTACAACTGTCGAGTACACAAAAGGTGCTATGAAGTTCAAGGGGCGAATGGCTGAGGTAATAGATGTTCCAGGGGTCTACTCTCTAGACGTGAACTCGAAGGCTGAGGAAGTAGCTGTAAAGATGCTGAGGGAGGGAGACTTAGTTATTAATGTTGTAGATGCTACAAATCTGGAAAGGAACCTATACCTGACGCTTCAACTTTTGGAACTGGGAGTTCATATGGTCATAGCGCTCAATTTTTGGGATGAAGCTAAACATAAAGGGATAAGCATCGACAGGGAGAAGCTTGAGAGGCTCTTAGGCGTGCCAGTTGTTCCAACTGTAGCTGTGACTGGTGAAGGTATCAAAGAGCTTGTCTCCCGCCTGCCGGAAGCCACTGTACATAAAACTCTTCGCACCGATGAAGAGCGGTGGGTCGAGGTTGGTAGAATAACTAGTGAGGTCCAGACTGTAACACACCGCCACCACACATTTCTCGAGAGTTTAGGGGATGCAAGTATTCACCCGGCCACAGGTATCCCGATACTTGTTGGTGTTATGCTAGCTACCTTTTATTCTATCAGAACCATTGGGGAGGGGTTGATCAGCTACTTTTTCGAGCCCTTATTTGACTTTTACATGCCTTTCGTGAGAATGATGAGCGAAGCTTTGGGTCCCAGCTTCGTCCATGAGATTGTAGTTGGGAAGCTAATCGACGGGGAGGTTGACTACGTCCAATCAATGGGTCTGCTGACTACAGGGCTCTATGTTCCTTTCGCCATGGTTTTACCCTACGTCTTCGCGTTCTATTTGGTGCTCGGTGTCATAGAGGACGTTGGCTATCTGCCACGTCTAGCGGTGCTAGTAGACACATTTACGCACAGAGTTGGCTTACACGGTGTTGCAGTCATCCCCATGATACTTGGTCTAGGATGTAATGTTCCCGGCGTTTTATCTGCGCGAATTCTTGAAACGAAGAGGCAACGATTTATCGCTTCGACCTTGATGGTTATAGCTGTACCATGCATGGCTCAGCTGGCGATAATATTCGGGCTTGTGGGCCCCTACGGCTTACAAGCGTTGGCTACTGTCTTCATAACGCTCTCAGCGGTCTGGGTTGTGCTTGGTGTTACGCTTAATAAGGTAATTGGCGGGGAAAGCCCGGAGATGTTCTTAGAGATTCCTCCCTACAGATTTCCATATTGGGGCATCTTGCTGAAGAAGCTCTGGTTGAGGATGAAGCTCTTTATAACCGAGGCGATTCCTTACGTTCTACTGGGAGTTCTAATAGTGAACCTGTTTTACACACTTGGAGTGATAGATTTTATAGGTAAACTTGCAGCCCCAGCTGTAGTTGGGCTACTGGGTCTACCTAAGGGAGCTGTTGCAGCTTTGGTCATAGGATTTCTTCGTAAGGATGTAGCCGTGGGGATGCTTTTGCCGCTGGGCTTGACGTCGAAGCAGACCGTGGTGGC is drawn from Candidatus Bathyarchaeia archaeon and contains these coding sequences:
- a CDS encoding ferrous iron transporter B, translated to MRILLMGNPNVGKSVIFSRLTGTLVITSNYPGTTVEYTKGAMKFKGRMAEVIDVPGVYSLDVNSKAEEVAVKMLREGDLVINVVDATNLERNLYLTLQLLELGVHMVIALNFWDEAKHKGISIDREKLERLLGVPVVPTVAVTGEGIKELVSRLPEATVHKTLRTDEERWVEVGRITSEVQTVTHRHHTFLESLGDASIHPATGIPILVGVMLATFYSIRTIGEGLISYFFEPLFDFYMPFVRMMSEALGPSFVHEIVVGKLIDGEVDYVQSMGLLTTGLYVPFAMVLPYVFAFYLVLGVIEDVGYLPRLAVLVDTFTHRVGLHGVAVIPMILGLGCNVPGVLSARILETKRQRFIASTLMVIAVPCMAQLAIIFGLVGPYGLQALATVFITLSAVWVVLGVTLNKVIGGESPEMFLEIPPYRFPYWGILLKKLWLRMKLFITEAIPYVLLGVLIVNLFYTLGVIDFIGKLAAPAVVGLLGLPKGAVAALVIGFLRKDVAVGMLLPLGLTSKQTVVASVVLAMYYPCIATFVVLVKELGVKDTLKSATIMVSTSLLVGGLLNLILGW
- a CDS encoding FeoA family protein → MEVPLVNMGSHRIGYVKRVEGGYGLQKRVCSLGIRVGKPIRIVTAGLFGGPIVVEIDGCRVALGRGVASKIIVEVDG